The Raphanus sativus cultivar WK10039 chromosome 2, ASM80110v3, whole genome shotgun sequence DNA segment CCAAACTAACGTGATATGCCTCTCCTTCTTTGTCTCGGACTTCAAACTCACCACTGTTTATTAGGCTAACTCCAAAAACTCCACACCTTTCGAAATTAGAGGTGATTATCTCCAGCACCCTTGGCGTGTGCATATTATTGCCGCCGTCGTCAATCTGTCGTCGCGTGGAGAACCAGGTCATAAGCTTCCCTCTTATAAACTCCACCAGCGATAGAATTGGATATTCACGGGCGTCACGCAAAACTGAGTTCCACGTTTCAGCAACATTACTTGTCATTATATTGTAACGATCTCCCTCAAAGTGTGATCTTGCCCAGTGTTGAAACCCAATTCCGACGAGATAGTCGGCACATTCTCCATTAACTCTTCTAATTTTGTTGAAGGTTGTGTAAAACTCGGAAAGCCTAAATGCTCGTGCCGCTTTTCGGACCAAATACCCAAGGTGTTTGTCTTTGAAATAACTTCTGATATTTCTCTTCAGATGTAGAATGCAAGCGCAGTGCCTGGCGTGAGGATAAACCTTCATTTATAAGAATATCCGGTAGTTAGTTATATATATCCCATCAAAAACTAAATATCCGGATTTAAATACGTTTTTTTGTGTTGATTGTATAAATAAAGTTACCTTTGCGATTCCATGGTATATTGATGGATGCCGATCTGAAACAAATACCAAAGCTTGTTCATCTTTTATGAATTGGGTAAGTTTAATGAAAAACCATTTCCATGCTTTATCGTTCTCTCCATCAACCACCGCAATGGCAAGGGGAAATACTTGATAGTTCCCATCTTGAGCCGAAGCGGTGAGGAGCCATCCCGCATACTTCCCCCGTAAGTGTGTACCGTCCACTATAATAACCTTTCTCATCGATTTGTAACCGTCGATGCTTGCTGACAGAGCCATGAACATGTACTTAAACCTATGCCCTAAACCTTCTGCATATTCCGTGTGGATGTCCGTAATGGTACCCGGGTTTGCATGAACAAGCTTCTCCAAGTACGCCAGCAAGAGGTTGTAAGAAGCACCGCATGAACCTTTTGCATAGTCCAAAGCCACTTCCCTTGACCGCCACGCCTTCCAGTAAGAAATGTGTACGTCATGATCCCCTTGCATGGCTTGCATTATATCATTTGGACGTGGTCCTCCTCCTCTACCCGCAAACCTTGCCTTCATCATCCCTCCAATAACTGTATGCGTTGCTTGGGATTGATATCCGGATCGGTCGTCAACTGAACAGCTATGATAAGGGTCAACCGTCCTAATCTCATACAAAGTTGTATTTTTCAAGACAACAGCGTAGACTCTCCAATTACAGGAGCTGGAATAGCATCTCAGGATCATTCCACCGGGTGAAGATCGAGCATATCGAAATCGGAATTTATTTTGGATAGCATACATAGCCATATGTTGCTTGAATTCTTCTCTATTTTTGAAGACCATTCCAACATTAATTGCATCAGGGTTGTTCTGTGTTGCACTTCTTTCTGATATCAGAAAAAATACATGTTAGCTTTTTTAGTTCTATATTGTTGTCATCATGAAAATGTTGATTAAATTGTTTTCAAAGTACGTTATTCAGTTATTCTTTATTCGTACATCACATATTACATATGAGTTGATATGTTcatcatattataaaatgtattcttCAAAAGCGGGAGAAACAACTTATTAAACACATGGTTTAACATAATTGTTCATTATATTATCAACCCGAACGCACCATTGCAACCATTGATTTCGGAAGAGGCATCTACGAGTACATGTGATCCTTCAGTGCGACGGTTACGATTGGTGGTGCTAGTACCTTCGTCAACATCTTGTCGATGAGCTCTATGGGCATGTGGGCCCACTAGCGAACTCATTCTTCCGTCCATCGTAGTACGCCTATATCTCTGCATATTTCGATGAAAATGTTACGTCTATTAAAGGtaagaatttttatatttgatccTTGAATATGAAGTTTTTGTTACCTTCTCCCTTTGACCCTATTGAAGACTCCCCAACCTCAACAACATTGTTCTTATGGAACTCCAAATTTGGAATATCCATGGTGATATCATTCGAGAGGCTTATTATGTTAGGACAACATGACCTGTTTACACTTTCGCTGCCGTCGTATTCAAGATTTATTATATTCATCCACTCATCTATTTCAGCATTGCTACTCTTTTCCCCGTTGTTGAAGTGAAGAGATGTTGCACCAGGGTCTCCATCGTTGTATGTTTTATCCACATTTATTGGCCGTTGATGTCTATCTGGTGTCGATGGCAGCTCTACATAAAAAGAAGTTAAGCAATTACATTAACATGATGAATTTCTCTTAGGTTTTCCAAGTTACCTTAACATTTTTACTTGCATCTATAATCCGGTTATATAATCGTATATCGGGATTTATATCCAATTTTAGTgttctgaatatttttaaatgcaAATGTTGTTCCTAGATCCGGTTTCTATATTCATTCACCGTATatgttgttttaaattttgagagGGATTTTGTCCAGTTATATCTTAAAATTTTGGTTAGGACTCTCACACTACTAATTTATTGTGAAGTTTTTACCAGTTCTAAGGAAGTCGAAATAACCAGAAGTCTGggggttttttttttcctttgctgCACAACTCTCGTTCGATCTCATCCATTTGAACATCATCACGGTCTAAGTTAACAACAGCTGTTGTCGTCTGCTCGAACATCTGTCTCGCCTTTTCCATCTCCAAGGAGAATCGGTATAGAAGAACTAACTTGTCTTCTGTTAAAATTTCTGTGAGCATACGCGCACTACAGCATATCTCGTCTCGGCCCATCatatcttcaaaataaaaaaaaaaacggttaTGTTATAATAAGATCGGTTTTCGGTAAGTAAGACGTGTTACAGCAGTTACCATATATGCGTTCAAGGTGGGCTTTCTCGGTTATTCCACCACTTAGATACGTAGTATCACCAACGGTGAAAGGTTCTCTAAAGAGAAACTGAAACTTTGCAACATTGGCTGCTCCAGAAGTTGCATAAATCTGAACCTCGTTAGTCCACTCGTGTACACTCATCATCACCTCAACGTCTCCGGAAGATAGTAGTCTAGTAGGTGCGGAGGTTGATTCAGAGGGCATTAGCATTTGGAGTGGTAGTTGATACGACAAAACCACTGGAGTTTGAGGTGCTATGCATAGCTCTTCTCGCACTAGATTCTTCAGTGACTCAAACTCCTCATTTGAAGAAGCAATTATAAATTGCTCCATTTCGGAAGGATCTTGGTTGAATGTCCAAACGTCGTCGTCTGTCTTACTCCAGTGTCCACTCCTAACACGGACGAGTTTTCCCATCTGCATGCATTATGTAATtgaatgaaaattaaattttgttccATTTACAGAAATGAATCAACAACGCAATTGACAACTGAATAATGAGTGACTGGTAACATAACCTCTGCTCTCCGTTTTTCCAAGCTGATATGAAACTCTGTGTATTAATACTTGCCTCAAAAATCTTCGTACTTGTAATTAATTTTGAAGCTTTTGTGACCTACCTTAATGTATTTGATGTCTTTATATAGGCAACTCGGATATATCGTAGAAATGATTAAGAGAATCATGATTGTATCTTCCCATTTAATGCTTGCAGGCTACGTACTTGTAGCCTTTCACCATCACAACTCCCCAgccacatattttcatattttcttattCTTTCACATCAAACAGTTCCAAAGTTACTGCATCCACAAAATCACAATAAATATCTTCTCATCAATTATACTAACCTGTTTTATTCTCCGTTATCAGTCATATTCGTGAAAGCTATTGAGGTTAATCTATAGAATTACCAGAGATAGTTGATGATTAATTGCTCTATTAGTTATAATTCGGCTATGCTGTACACTATAACCGGTTACTTATTGTTAATGGATCAAATTAAATTTGTTATCTTGTTATAATACTCGTATATGTTAATGGAATGTCGTGATATGTTGGGCTTTTAATCGCTTTTCAGTTTCGTTCTCCACAACGCAACTTTATAATATCATGATATCTCCACCATCCATATCTCAACACTGTTGCAATTAATGGTTTCGAGAAGTATCAAAAATAAGTGTTACAAGTCCTTTTCAAAAACTTGATTTTCTCCCGGATTCTTTATATGTTGACATAAAGACAAATAACGTTgacataaaaatttataaagatatcTTCCACAATGTCAACTATCCAGTTCCACGTGAGAGCTGCCTAGGCTTGTCCCCGTGATGTCGAGGACAGAAAGGTAAAACCATTCCATTCAATCTCCATGTTctgcaattaaaaaaataaaccattATTCTGCAATTTCCGTCGACAATTTGTATTTTGAGTTAAATAGGCCTTTAGAATATTCTTCTTTTAAACCCTCaagtaataaaatatagtatGAATTAGTTTAAACCGACGAGCTGTTTACgggattttatttaaattaagtgACTATTATGTACAATTGTTTTGATATTCTTGTTGCAACTGATTTATGAATTTGAAAATTCTTGTTACATTCGTTTTAAAGATAAGGGGTTTGAATCCGAACAGTTCGATGAATATGTGATCATCTGTATATAATGTGTAAgaataaattgtaaattaaaaCCAGCCGGTTTAATGTTTCTTTACATGTGAAATGCTTCAAGGGTATGTGTAACAGGTGGATCATCAcctgatcatatatatatataacatgtaaGTGAATAAAACAGAGGTTCAATGTTAAACATGCAGAGaggttttatgttttatttcagGTAGAGTCTAGTGTACTTTTAAAAGAACAACCAACTCACATTTACAACTCTAGAACTATACATTAACATTATAGTCTAAGGACTGTTCgttaatgatttatatttacGGTTGATCATTGGAAATATACGATGATGTATTGGTTTGATAATGATTTACAATAATTAAGGAATTAAATATTGGTTTGTAAACCGAACCGCGATTATAGTCGTGTATAGAAATTGTAGGGAATAATATAATAAGGCATATTATTAGGGAATGAAATAATAAGACATATTATTAGTAATGAATAAATGGTAATAGAATTCTAGTGATGGtccatgttttagaaaattacacaTGAATAAATGTTgtgatttctattttaatatataagatataccGCTTCAGAAGATCATAGCAGAGAACAATCTCATTACGCCAAGTATAATATTTCAAGATTTGTCTATCATTTCATTCACAAAAAAAAGTTGCattcaaataataaacaatCCAGTAATTACAGTTTTAAATCGTTCATTATTTCCATCGAacaattttaactaaaacaatctatataatataataatttaatataatgaaatgattctaaaaaaaaaaaagaataaaaatcatataaaatattaatatgcaTGTATGTAAATCGTATTTCAGCCTCTCAAGTTTGAAACAtaacagaaataaaataatccaTAATTTTGAGTAGGAGACTACTCTTGGTGCATATATGAAATACAATTAATGTGTGTATATAGAAGATTAAAATAAACAGTTAGCTAAAAGCATTCTAATTACTATCGTAACATcatattatcataaaaaaaactaaatttataagatgacaaaaaaaaaactaaatttataaagattattaaaagttttaaaataaataaaataaattattagaatatataaagaaattcaTTATCCCGGAGTTTAATGACATGGAAGAAAAATATaaccttattttaaatattaaatttatctttatttaacaaaaaataattataatattatttatttaaaaaacaacaaaatatttaattaaaatgctaaaaataagaaatcaaaataaaactaaactatTAACATAATAGTAAACAAATATAATGGAGCTTCAAAAAGATGTAGATTGTTTATGcatcaaatgtattttctttACAGCTATGCAACGACCTTAAACGAATTGAAATATTTGAAACGAAATCCTATAACTATACATTTAAGTGTTAATTTATagtataaaaattagatttatactttctctattttactcagtttttaaatatcatattCAACGTAACATAAACCATAAAGAAATGCAATCATGACCCCAATCCATCCATACAAATGATAATCACAAGGACTATAAGTCTATTTTTAATAATCCAATATAGCAAACCACAATTGATCAACCAAGTTTGgatttaaaattatcaaaaaaaacttacaacGAGAGCCCCACTTACACCTCACccacccttttttttttgacgaaaaaaaaaaaattaacgtaGACACAAACATCGAAATCAAACATAATTAATCTTAATCAGCATACATAATCTTTTCATACCGTAACATTCTCAAAAACCATAAAAGTTATTATACACTTCTTTTGCAAAATCTTATAtaacacaaacaaaaagaaaatatacaattgCATAATTATATTCATTACATACacataaagtttttttatttcaattcatTATTCCTGTGTTTACACAGACCAAGCTACTCACACTAACAAAACGTTGTTTTGGcttagataaaataatttttttcataacatATTTTTCTGGCATGATCATTGCATAATTATATGCACATGAAGGGCATCGTTAATCTTATTATATTAGATTGTGCTTGGATAGAATAACGAAGACTACTGTCATTTTAATTCAgtccaaaattatttattaaaaaaaacaacatgatctctgaattttatttattttttgtttgtttataatataGTCCAGGAAAGGTCTTTCCCTTTTGGCCGGCTGTAGAATTTCGATCGAACAAGTATTGGTAAGACCAGGTAGACCTTACAGTCTAGTTATTGCATTCTTCTCACAGACTATTAATTTCATAAGAGAAGAAATATCCTTTTTCGAAAAGAAAAAAGCAGTCTATAATGATTGAAAAATGCTtcataaaattagaataaatttatataaaacagATATTTTCCGACCCTAGTGCataatattaacatttaatattGCCGTCAGACATAAAATATAATGCACTGTAATATATGTGTGATTGAATAAAACCAAAcctttactattttttttacaaagtcACAAACCTAAAgtaaattaaacatcaaatatttttattaattaaaagacTTAATATTTAACGTACCACCGAACATACCATTATCAccatcttttttttggtaaattgttaaatttatactatttttgagattttaaatgTTGCGAACAACAtgttggaaaaaaagaaaaaaaaagtcaaagaaaaaaaaaatacaaccaGGCTCAAGCAAAAAGATTGAGTACAAGAGAAGTAGAACTGCAGCAACGATGGGGAGTGATCTGGAGATGGAAAggagatgaggcgatctcggatGAGACAGTCCAGAGCACGGCGGAGACCAGCAGCAGAAGTGAATGTGGATGTGAAGATCTGAGCGTTTCTTTCCCTCCAAATAAGATAGATGGCAGACGGTAAGATAAGCTTAATCACTGAGGCTCTTGTAGGATCAAGACGGCGCTGAGTGATTAAAGCAGCTGCAGAATGTAGGTCCGAAGGAGATGCAGCAATGATCTACTGCGCGAAATGCTCCCAGATGCTGGAAGAGAACTCACACTAAAAAAAGAGATGGTGATGTGTTTCAATGCCGGAAGAACAAAGAACACAGTCCACCGGAACATTCAGCCCCCATCTTCGCAAACGATCACGCGTTGGCAATCTGCGCAGCATGGCCAACCAAGTAACAAAAGCATTACGGGAAATATTTTCCTTAAACTAGACAACCTTTGACCAGAAAACTACTGGTGATTTCTGCCTTATATGCTGCCAAGTAGTCTTGGAAGAGAAAAGAGGACCAAAGCTTCCATCTGCCTTGCGCCATAGGTACTGATCCGGGCCCTTATCCGAAAGAAGGAGGAGGAAATGTTGTCAAGACAATCTGGAGAGTCTCAGCTCCAGTGGATCTTGCTGGATGGAGGAACCAAGCACCGTTTACTGAAGCTTGTGAAACTGTAGCGCCTTCCCTGATTCTAAGTATTCTAGGAACATCATCACCAAGAACTTCGATAAGAGGTCCTAGGAGAGTCCAATAGTCATAACAGAAGGAAGAGCTCTTTCCATCATTAACCTGACATCTCATGAAGTCATACAGCAAGGGTTTGAGTTGAATCATGCTTCTCACCGTAGGAGACAACCTTGTGGAATCCTGAGTTATCCAAAATCTCTTCCTGCGAAAGACATTAGCTTTCAACATTAGCTTTCAACCCAAAGCAACCCAATGCAATCCAGTAATCTTATTCCCACACTGCCATCTGATTTAGGTATGCAGACATCTTTTCAAGCAACCTGAGAGCCTGCAGCCGAAGTAGTTTTTTTCTTCCATAAGAAAGCTGCGCATGATGAATCAATTTTCGCATAGAAGGCTTTAGGAAGAATAAAGACGTCACTTCAGAAATTTACCATTCCATATATTACCGAAGCGAACATTCTGATCTTTCCAGCAAAGGATAGGTACTTGACTGTCGAAGAATAAAGTTTCCCTATTACCTTATCAATGAGCGGTTGAAGCGTTGCCATAGTGATCTGAGAAGGATTGAGAGGGAAACCAAGGTAACGCGTAGGAAATGTGCCAACAGAAAAACCAGAGATGTCAGCAAGGACCTGAGCCGAGATCTCCTCATACCCTCCAAAGAAGATCTGAGATTTTTGAGGATTTATGCTCAAACCGCTCATCCTTTTAAATTTATCCATCACAGAGCAGATACTAGTGAGCGACCAGCGGGATCCATTGGAGAAGATAAGAAGATTGTCAGCAAATAACAAGTGGGTaagtgatatatggtgttttcacatcattgtatatatgttttcatttgtttcaagtcactaattcgtgtcagtctagtcctttttgatcttttacaggtctggagttagtagaaggaagaagagaaggtgccagatgaaaagaagtcattttggagcattcctgcggagaacactcaagagaacagtcccgagactgttctctcgcaagcggaacaagcagacggagtgatccggagattgttccagacgaatatggaaactcctatttcgggaattaaagccttgttgccctaatctctcttcttctgattggcgcctccatataaaaacgccatctatctattttctattttttcttacgTTAgttttttacaagagaacaactgagatttgcgatctgcaacttgtaagggagaagaaacccatcctctcatagagaagatcatctgaacccttttgtttcatactctggtcttatgcaattttattcaggatttatgtctttgtctatttgcatcatgatcgagtagtagccttgctcgcctagggtttttagggtgttgagacatgagctaaacatagataagcaatccataactgttcttcattcacactgctcttactgctttcattaaactgatcacttgatgttagatcactagttcatcgcctagttaaccgcttaggatgagaacttgacatgtattgaatgagattagtatccctaatcagcgaaagtagatattagggtggtaagtgaactgatcggacctgttctctaaagcttgcaatcgatcctcatcccaacgacagttaggtggtgagatcgatctgcaaagcgatcactgccacgacagtggagtgttccagctgagtgatccgagttctagaaagcacttcatcgcgcttgaataattgtttggctccaattcaacacccaatgaaataccctaggctagctcttgtttaattgaatcaatctcgtgtttattttgcttgtttactatcgcctatttcaaccaagttatattttcttcttagcttgattctggaacttatagaactagagtgtagattggtcctctggatttgaatctcaagtactacaattgcaactgttaacttggcagtagcaaggattcatttttagtatatCAGTAAGCTTCGGATTAGAGCACATAGGATGCAGTCTAATTCTGCCACTGTCCACAGCTTGAGTGAGAAGATGAGAGAGAGCTTCCATGACAAAAAGGAAAAGTAAGGGGATAGAGGATCCTCCTGACTTAACCCTTTTTTACCCGGAAAATAACCCGTAAGCTTGCCATTTATTGCAACCGAGAACTTCGGAGAGGAGATACACTCATTTACCCAGCATCTAAAAATCAGAAGGAAGTTCTGTGCTTCTAGCATTTTTAGTACGAAGTCCCACGAGACAGTGTCAAAAGCTTTCTTGATGTCTACCTTGAGCATAGAACTTTTCTCACAGTTAGCTTTACCATAGTCTCTGATCAACTCTGATGAAAGCAGAACATTATCGCCTAGACTTCTTCCCTTAAAGAAAGCAGATTGTGAAGGGCTGATGCGGTCCATAAGGACCTCCTTCAACCGGTTAGAGATTATCTTAGATTCTACCTTATAGATCAGGTCGCAACAGCTAATCGGACGAAAATCACCAAGTTTATAAGCTTCTGGAATCTTAGGAATCAAGGAAATAGCTGTGTTGTTGTTAATGTCCTTTAATAGTCTTCCATTGGTGAAGAATTCACTGACTACAGCGATCACATCAGGACCAACTATGCTCCATGAAGATTTGAAGAACTCAACCGAGAATCCATCTGGTCCAGGGCTTTTGCTACGAGGCATACTGAAGACTGTTTTTGAGATCTCCTCAGCAGTCACTAGACGTCTTAGCAAGGTATACTGGTCCTCTGACCACCGGAAGGTTAGCAGACTCTGAAGTTCAGATACAGAGCAAGGAGATACAGCCATGTCTGTGTGACCCAGAGTGTTCTCAAAGTAAGTTGCAAAGTGCGCCTTGATCTCCTCAATAGATCCAATGTATCTGTCTTCTGCATCTTTCAAGAAGTAAATATGGTTATGAGCTGCGCGTTACACCACCATTTTATGGTAGAAAGCAGTGTCTCTGTCCCCCAAGTCATGCAATTATACACGAGATTTCTGCCTATATAACTTTTTCTCAGCTTTAAGAAGCATTTGCCATTTCCTCCTTTCCTCCTTTCCTCATACTCAAGCCCTGCAGTAGCAGAGTCTGGATTAGAAAGTAGTCGACGTTGAAGGTTAGTAACTATAGCTGCTTGGTCTTTCACGCGTTGCCTGATACCACTAAAGTGCGAACGGTTGAGCCGCCTTAGAACTCCCTTCAACAATTTAAGAGACCTTTGCAGTTTAAACTGATAAGTACCTTGAATACTAACACAATGCCAAGCACATCTGACTGAATCCAAGTACTCTGGGTGATCTACAATATGATCGAAGAACTTGAAAGGTTTGACTACTCGACGGCGCATAGAAGGCATTGTCACCAAGCATGGAGCATGGTCCGATTGTTCAGGTTCTAAAGATTCACCATAAGCCTCTGGGAAGGTTTGGGCCCAGTACTGATTCACCAGTAAATGATCGATCCTCTTAGAAACTGGGTTGTCATCTTGGTTATTGCACCAGAAGAAAAGAAGGCCCTTTCTCTAAGATTCGAAGATTTCATCCTCCTGTAATGCCAGTGTGAAGTCCTCGATGCCAGCTGCATCTACATCTATATCAGGATGGTTAGAGTGCTgatctgatctcaaaatctGATAGATAGTCTGCTCGGACTCTGTTTGTTGAAAAGTAAATAAGGAACACCACGTAGCTTGACAAGCACAACCGCTGTGGTCAGTTGAGGCTCTTTATGGGAGAAATCGGAGGACCATGGAGCAACAAACATAGGGGTCCCTGCAATCCTCCAAGCTGGATGGCTCAGAATAATTTATCGCGTTTTTGCACTTGTGACCTTAAGAACGAAACAG contains these protein-coding regions:
- the LOC130504039 gene encoding uncharacterized protein LOC130504039 encodes the protein MQMGKLVRVRSGHWSKTDDDVWTFNQDPSEMEQFIIASSNEEFESLKNLVREELCIAPQTPVVLSYQLPLQMLMPSESTSAPTRLLSSGDVEVMMSVHEWTNEVQIYATSGAANVAKFQFLFREPFTVGDTTYLSGGITEKAHLERIYDMMGRDEICCSARMLTEILTEDKLVLLYRFSLEMEKARQMFEQTTTAVVNLDRDDVQMDEIERELCSKGKKKPPDFWLFRLP